A genome region from Camelina sativa cultivar DH55 chromosome 10, Cs, whole genome shotgun sequence includes the following:
- the LOC104717638 gene encoding uncharacterized protein LOC104717638: protein MELVTSLTSWLTPTTLFLLLNFTIGTIFIANRFSPSGSRKHNPHQDGFRSGHDQGQARFGRPPSLIDRVKSINFSLYNSPSPESEIHFSGSDHNPNPPPSLLQRVRSFNMPSFKFPQHNSEGDYAAYDLMTRREEINRVDDPIDKIPENDVMNEPRLGPPSLLQRVKSIKLPSLYRSEPDPTPEETTPTRTKSESSKPVKKKKKKATAKKMTKSASERYIGREEETVEAVEKRRPETMRAERPTPMVDGRGGGGEEGVDDKASNFINKFKQQLKLQRLDSFLRYREMLKNE, encoded by the coding sequence atggAGCTAGTTACAAGCTTGACCAGCTGGTTAACTCCGACcactctcttcctcctcctcaattTCACAATCGGCACCATCTTCATCGCCAACCGTTTCAGCCCTTCCGGTTCAAGAAAACACAACCCGCATCAAGACGGTTTCCGGTCGGGTCATGACCAAGGCCAGGCACGGTTCGGCAGACCTCCTTCGCTCATAGACAGAGTCAAGTCCATCAACTTCAGTCTCTACAATTCTCCTTCGCCTGAATCCGAGATCCACTTCTCCGGGTCGGATCATAACCCGAACCCACCTCCTTCTCTCTTGCAACGGGTCAGATCCTTCAACATGCCTTCCTTCAAGTTCCCACAACACAATTCCGAAGGAGACTACGCTGCTTACGATCTCATGACCCGACGCGAAGAGATTAACCGGGTCGACGACCCGATCGATAAGATACCGGAGAATGACGTCATGAACGAACCTAGACTCGGACCTCCATCACTCTTGCAGCGGGTAAAATCCATAAAGCTTCCTTCTTTGTACAGATCCGAGCCAGATCCGACCCCCGAAGAGACAACGCCGACGAGGACGAAGTCGGAGTCGAGCAAaccggtgaagaagaagaagaagaaagctacgGCGAAGAAGATGACGAAATCGGCTAGCGAGAGATACATCGGACGGGAAGAAGAGACGGTTGAGGCCGTGGAGAAGAGACGACCGGAGACAATGAGAGCTGAGAGACCGACGCCGATGGTCGacggaagaggaggaggaggagaagaaggtgtCGACGATAAAGCTTCAAACTTCATCAACAAGTTCAAGCAGCAGCTTAAGCTACAGAGGCTAGATTCGTTTCTAAGGTACAGAGAGATGCTCAAGAacgagtaa